One Methylocaldum marinum DNA window includes the following coding sequences:
- a CDS encoding protein-methionine-sulfoxide reductase heme-binding subunit MsrQ, which produces MNIRNPHPKTIIALKRGLFLILLIPLFKLIADGVFDRLGANPIEKITHITGYWTLTLLLATLAVTPLRRLSGWPWPGRFRRMLGLFAFFYGCLHFLTYLVLDQFFDWSGIVKDIGKRPYITVGFTAFLLLIPLALTSTDAMIRRLGGKRWRVLHRLVYLIAVLGVAHFWWLVKKDISGPAADAAILAVLLGFRAIGGVRKSSKVYEPDAGRQSSHRSVSIGNTDTEASP; this is translated from the coding sequence ATGAATATTCGAAATCCCCATCCCAAGACGATAATCGCCCTAAAACGAGGGCTCTTCCTGATCTTATTGATCCCCCTGTTCAAGCTGATCGCCGATGGCGTATTCGATCGATTGGGGGCGAATCCGATCGAGAAAATCACGCACATCACCGGTTATTGGACGCTTACTTTGCTGTTGGCGACCCTGGCCGTAACGCCGCTCCGGCGGCTTTCCGGATGGCCCTGGCCGGGGCGATTCCGGCGGATGCTGGGGCTGTTCGCCTTCTTCTACGGATGCCTTCATTTTCTTACCTACCTGGTCCTGGATCAATTCTTCGATTGGTCCGGCATCGTCAAGGATATCGGCAAGCGGCCTTATATCACCGTGGGGTTCACCGCCTTTCTGCTGTTGATTCCGCTGGCGCTCACCTCGACCGATGCCATGATTCGCCGGCTCGGCGGGAAGCGCTGGCGCGTGCTGCACCGGCTGGTTTACCTGATCGCCGTTCTCGGGGTGGCGCATTTCTGGTGGCTGGTCAAGAAAGACATTTCCGGACCGGCCGCGGATGCCGCGATTCTGGCGGTGCTGCTGGGCTTTCGGGCGATCGGCGGGGTCCGGAAGTCATCGAAGGTTTATGAACCCGATGCGGGTCGACAATCGTCGCATCGGTCGGTTTCGATAGGAAACACCGACACCGAAGCTTCGCCGTAG
- a CDS encoding response regulator yields the protein MIRFEKQRTPLVDTAIVVSLAIAFVGDILTPQGIAVWTLYFIPAALSLYVWRPRIPILVALVATFLMLFSRLVSESSGTPLPTISGINKILGVLSIWVVAMVARHSVQVKLQLKEDDWIRSGQRDLGLRMQGEQAFEALCDKILNFFCEYLEVPVGVLYAAERSDGELRRMATYAVGTDLACPQTVAPGEGLVGQAVKDRKVLRFDDLPEGYFRVSSALGQAAPRHLVVMPAIIDGKVKAVIELGFVRPVGISDMDLLAAMAEPVASAIRSSLYRTRLEDLLRKTQRQADELRRQQEELKVANEELESQSKALSESEARLEAQNEELTEINTRLEERRDQLSQAQTELIKRSEDLARANQYKSEFLANMSHELRTPLNSTLILAKLLADNREGNLSPEQVKYASIIYSSGNDLLELINDILDLSRIEAGRLEMRPEPVELGPLVQMLERSFQPVASQSKLGFETRIEPGTPGTITSDPLRLQQILRNLLSNAFKFTEAGEVSLRVAPAGPGRIGFAVHDTGIGIDPEHKAAIFEAFRQADGTIQRRHGGTGLGLTISRELAQRLGGSISVESTPGEGSTFTLIVPIEFAQESAEEPPRGREVVSLSKARPADERAVPSPQQPVAAAPAGQPVQDDREHLEPGERSILVIEDDPAFAGILRDLAHEMRFRCLIAASASEGLALAEQFLPSAVILDIHLPDHSGLSVLENLKGRAATRHIPVHVVSISDYTQQAMEMGAVGYVLKPVMREQLVSAFRKLEQKLEQNVRRVLVVEDVAVQRESIERLLRTEGVEVVSVGAGSEALSQLKDSTFDCVVLDLSLPDISGYDLLDKMASGEAFSFPPVIVYTGRSLTREEENRLRRYASTIIVKGARSPERLLDEVTLFLHQVEARLPREHQEILRELRNREEALEGRTILLVEDDARNIFALTSVLEPKGVKVRIARNGKEALAVLERAMREPGAAVELVLMDVMMPEMDGLTATREIRKRPEWKNLPIIALTAKAMPDDRMKCLNAGASDYIAKPIDIDKLVSLIKVWIPK from the coding sequence ATGATACGCTTCGAGAAGCAGCGCACCCCGCTGGTCGATACGGCCATTGTCGTCAGCCTGGCGATCGCCTTCGTGGGCGACATTCTGACGCCTCAAGGCATTGCGGTATGGACGCTCTATTTCATCCCGGCGGCCCTCTCGCTTTATGTCTGGCGTCCGCGGATACCGATCCTGGTCGCGCTCGTAGCGACGTTTCTGATGTTGTTCAGCCGGCTCGTGTCGGAGTCCTCCGGCACGCCTTTGCCGACCATTTCGGGCATTAACAAGATCCTGGGCGTGCTGTCGATCTGGGTGGTTGCGATGGTCGCCCGGCACAGCGTCCAGGTGAAGCTGCAACTCAAGGAAGACGACTGGATCCGCTCCGGGCAGCGGGATCTGGGCTTGCGCATGCAGGGCGAACAGGCGTTCGAAGCACTTTGCGACAAGATCCTGAACTTTTTCTGCGAATATCTCGAAGTGCCCGTGGGCGTGCTGTATGCGGCGGAGCGCAGCGACGGCGAGCTGCGCCGCATGGCCACCTACGCCGTGGGAACGGACCTGGCCTGTCCGCAAACCGTCGCGCCGGGCGAAGGGCTGGTCGGCCAGGCGGTCAAGGACCGGAAGGTCCTGCGTTTCGACGATCTGCCCGAGGGCTATTTCCGGGTTTCGTCGGCGCTGGGACAGGCTGCCCCCAGGCACCTGGTGGTGATGCCGGCGATCATCGACGGCAAGGTGAAGGCGGTGATCGAGCTCGGCTTCGTCCGTCCGGTGGGCATCTCCGACATGGATCTCCTCGCTGCGATGGCGGAGCCGGTGGCCAGCGCGATTCGCTCGTCGCTGTACCGCACCCGGCTCGAGGACCTGCTCCGGAAAACCCAGCGGCAGGCCGACGAACTCAGGCGGCAGCAGGAAGAGCTGAAAGTGGCCAACGAGGAGCTGGAGAGCCAGAGCAAGGCGCTGTCCGAGTCGGAAGCGCGTCTCGAGGCGCAGAACGAGGAACTGACGGAGATCAACACTCGCCTCGAGGAACGGCGAGACCAACTGTCGCAGGCCCAGACCGAGTTGATCAAGCGTTCGGAGGATCTCGCCCGGGCCAACCAGTACAAGTCGGAATTCCTGGCGAACATGAGCCACGAGCTGCGCACCCCGCTCAACAGCACGCTCATCCTGGCCAAGCTCCTGGCCGACAACCGGGAAGGCAATCTGAGCCCGGAACAGGTCAAATACGCCTCGATCATCTATTCCTCGGGCAACGACCTGCTCGAGCTGATCAACGATATTCTCGATCTCTCCCGGATCGAGGCGGGCCGCCTGGAAATGCGACCCGAGCCGGTCGAACTCGGACCCTTGGTGCAAATGCTCGAGCGCAGCTTTCAGCCGGTCGCGTCGCAAAGTAAGCTGGGATTCGAAACGCGCATCGAGCCGGGCACGCCGGGGACCATCACCAGCGATCCGCTACGGTTGCAGCAAATCCTCAGAAACCTGCTCTCCAATGCCTTCAAGTTCACCGAAGCCGGCGAGGTCAGCCTGCGCGTGGCGCCGGCCGGACCCGGCCGAATCGGTTTCGCCGTCCATGACACCGGCATCGGCATTGACCCCGAGCACAAGGCCGCCATATTCGAGGCCTTCCGCCAGGCCGACGGCACCATACAGCGGCGGCACGGGGGAACCGGCCTGGGCTTGACCATTTCCCGGGAGCTCGCCCAGCGGCTGGGCGGCTCGATTTCGGTGGAAAGTACTCCCGGCGAGGGCAGCACCTTTACCCTTATTGTCCCGATCGAATTCGCGCAGGAATCCGCCGAGGAGCCTCCGCGCGGACGGGAGGTGGTTTCTCTGTCCAAGGCGCGTCCTGCGGACGAAAGGGCTGTGCCGAGTCCGCAGCAACCGGTCGCGGCGGCACCTGCAGGACAGCCGGTGCAGGACGATCGCGAGCACCTGGAGCCGGGCGAACGGAGCATTCTCGTCATCGAAGACGACCCGGCGTTTGCCGGCATTCTGCGCGATCTCGCGCACGAAATGCGTTTCCGGTGCCTGATTGCGGCGAGCGCGAGCGAGGGGCTGGCGCTGGCCGAGCAATTCCTGCCCAGTGCGGTCATCCTCGACATTCACCTTCCTGACCATTCCGGGCTCAGCGTGCTCGAAAATCTCAAGGGCCGCGCCGCGACCCGGCATATTCCGGTGCATGTCGTGTCGATTTCGGACTACACCCAGCAGGCCATGGAAATGGGCGCGGTCGGGTACGTGCTCAAGCCGGTCATGCGCGAGCAGCTGGTGAGCGCTTTTCGGAAGCTGGAGCAAAAGCTGGAACAGAACGTCCGCCGCGTCCTGGTGGTCGAAGATGTTGCGGTCCAGCGTGAAAGTATCGAGCGGCTGCTCCGTACCGAGGGCGTCGAGGTGGTTTCGGTCGGCGCCGGCAGCGAGGCGCTCAGCCAGCTCAAGGACTCCACTTTCGACTGCGTGGTCCTGGATCTCAGCCTGCCGGACATTTCGGGCTACGATCTGCTCGACAAAATGGCATCCGGCGAGGCTTTCTCGTTCCCGCCGGTCATCGTTTACACCGGACGCTCGCTGACCCGGGAGGAGGAGAATCGCCTGCGCCGCTATGCCAGCACCATCATCGTCAAGGGCGCGCGTTCGCCGGAGCGCTTGCTCGACGAGGTGACGCTGTTTCTGCATCAGGTCGAAGCCCGGCTTCCCCGCGAGCACCAGGAGATTCTGCGCGAGCTGCGGAACCGCGAGGAAGCGCTGGAAGGCCGCACGATCCTGCTGGTCGAGGACGACGCGCGGAATATCTTCGCGCTGACCAGCGTGCTCGAGCCCAAGGGGGTGAAAGTGCGCATCGCCCGCAACGGCAAGGAAGCGCTGGCGGTTCTCGAAAGGGCCATGCGGGAGCCCGGTGCCGCGGTGGAGCTGGTGCTCATGGACGTGATGATGCCGGAGATGGACGGATTGACCGCGACCCGGGAAATCCGCAAGCGCCCGGAATGGAAGAACCTTCCGATCATCGCGCTCACCGCCAAGGCGATGCCCGACGACCGCATGAAATGCCTGAACGCGGGCGCCAGCGATTACATCGCCAAGCCTATCGACATCGATAAGCTGGTTTCGCTGATCAAGGTCTGGATACCGAAATAG
- a CDS encoding CheR family methyltransferase, whose product MHDDTSETEIKLLLEAIYLRFHYDFRHYAPASMARRLSLAMRRFGCRSLSGLQERVLHDAGVFPELLSLLTIMVSDMFRDPGFYRALREKVVPFLQTYPSLKIWVAGCSTGEEVHSLAILLQEEGLLDRSLIYATDINPEALRKARAGIYELDRMAGFSEAYRAAGGRASLADYYTAAYGSAVFDKALRKNIVFSDHSLATDMVFAEVQLITCRNVLIYFDRALQNRAIGLFRDALCRKGFLGLGAKETLRFSDHAAAFSEFARAERIYQKE is encoded by the coding sequence TTGCACGACGACACTTCTGAAACCGAGATCAAGCTGCTCCTCGAGGCGATCTATCTCCGGTTTCACTATGACTTCCGCCATTACGCGCCGGCTTCCATGGCGCGCCGGCTTTCCCTGGCCATGCGCCGCTTCGGCTGCCGTTCGCTGTCGGGATTGCAGGAGCGCGTCCTGCACGATGCCGGCGTATTCCCGGAGCTTTTGTCGCTTCTCACCATCATGGTGAGCGACATGTTTCGGGACCCCGGTTTCTATCGGGCCTTGCGCGAAAAAGTGGTGCCGTTTCTGCAAACCTACCCGTCCCTGAAGATTTGGGTCGCGGGATGCAGCACCGGGGAGGAAGTTCATTCGCTTGCCATCCTGTTGCAGGAAGAGGGGCTGCTCGACCGCAGCCTGATCTATGCGACGGACATCAATCCGGAGGCCCTGCGCAAGGCCAGGGCGGGGATCTACGAGCTCGATCGGATGGCGGGTTTCAGCGAAGCCTATCGAGCCGCGGGCGGACGCGCATCGCTCGCCGACTATTACACCGCGGCCTACGGTTCGGCGGTGTTCGACAAGGCCCTGCGCAAGAATATCGTGTTTTCCGACCACAGCCTCGCGACCGACATGGTGTTCGCCGAAGTGCAGCTCATAACCTGCCGCAATGTCCTCATCTATTTCGACCGCGCCTTGCAGAATCGAGCCATCGGCCTGTTTCGGGATGCGCTGTGCCGGAAAGGGTTCCTGGGTCTGGGGGCGAAGGAAACGCTGCGCTTTTCGGATCACGCCGCGGCGTTCAGCGAGTTCGCCCGGGCGGAACGGATTTACCAGAAGGAGTGA
- a CDS encoding chemotaxis protein CheB yields MASWLAPVLPEVIVVGGSAGALDALSILLADLPDDFAVPIVIVVHLPRRKRSALSEVLAAKLGRPVREPLDKEPVSASMIYVAPPDYHLLIDRGMTFALSVDEPVNFSLPSIDVLFESAARSLGGGAIGILLSGANADGAYGLKVIEDAGGLAFVQAPADAAMPAMPNAAIALCERAAVLPAAEIRAYLIRLAGRGGESGRKRYHDR; encoded by the coding sequence ATGGCATCGTGGCTTGCGCCGGTCCTCCCGGAAGTAATCGTGGTGGGCGGCTCCGCCGGAGCCCTCGATGCCCTTTCGATCCTGCTCGCCGACCTGCCCGATGATTTCGCGGTGCCCATCGTCATCGTCGTGCACCTGCCGCGGCGAAAGCGCAGCGCGCTGTCCGAGGTTCTTGCCGCCAAGCTGGGCCGCCCGGTGCGGGAACCGCTGGATAAGGAACCGGTCTCAGCTTCGATGATTTATGTCGCTCCGCCCGACTACCATTTGCTGATAGACCGGGGCATGACGTTCGCCCTTTCAGTGGACGAGCCGGTGAACTTCAGCCTACCCTCCATTGATGTTCTGTTCGAGTCCGCGGCGCGGAGTCTCGGCGGGGGCGCGATCGGGATTCTGCTTTCCGGCGCCAACGCCGACGGTGCGTACGGACTCAAAGTCATCGAAGACGCCGGAGGGCTTGCGTTCGTTCAGGCGCCGGCGGATGCTGCGATGCCGGCGATGCCGAACGCCGCCATTGCTTTGTGCGAACGGGCCGCAGTCCTGCCGGCCGCGGAAATTCGCGCGTATCTGATCCGGCTGGCGGGGCGCGGAGGAGAAAGTGGCCGAAAACGATACCATGACCGCTAA
- a CDS encoding ATP-binding response regulator — translation MTAKPKILLVDDREENLVALAGLLGGHHAGLLCAHSGEEALDLLLVHEVALALVDVQMPGMDGFELAELMRGTERTREIPIIFVTAGIHDHTRVFKGYESGAVDFLFKPLDPHILSSKVAVFMQLYRQKRELAERVRQLEVALAERQRIENALKSADRRKNEFLAMLGHELRNPLAPIRNAAQIIKRLDVSDPRLQAVQQVIERQTGHLARLVDDLLDISRIEQGKITVRKAPIELSAVVDQALESSRPLIQSRQHRLIVSVPDTPVPLMGDAERLAQLISNLLNNAAKYTPPGGTIWLTVSREDREALIRVKDTGEGIAQPLLAQVFEVFTQSERTLDRAQGGLGLGLAIVKKLVELHQGRIEVFSEGPGKGSEFSVWLPVSA, via the coding sequence ATGACCGCTAAACCAAAAATCCTGTTGGTCGATGACCGCGAGGAGAATCTCGTGGCGCTGGCGGGGCTCCTGGGCGGGCATCACGCCGGCCTGCTGTGCGCGCATTCCGGCGAGGAGGCCCTCGATCTTCTGCTGGTGCACGAGGTGGCGCTGGCGCTGGTCGACGTGCAGATGCCCGGCATGGACGGATTCGAATTGGCCGAGCTGATGCGGGGAACCGAACGCACCCGTGAAATTCCCATCATTTTCGTCACCGCCGGCATACATGACCACACCCGGGTATTCAAGGGCTACGAGTCTGGGGCCGTCGATTTTCTGTTCAAGCCGCTGGACCCTCATATTCTTTCCAGCAAGGTCGCCGTTTTCATGCAGCTCTACCGGCAAAAGCGGGAGCTGGCGGAACGCGTGCGGCAGCTCGAAGTCGCGCTGGCGGAGCGGCAGCGGATCGAAAACGCCCTGAAGTCGGCGGATCGGCGCAAGAACGAATTTCTGGCCATGCTCGGCCACGAACTTCGGAATCCGCTGGCGCCGATCAGAAATGCCGCGCAAATCATAAAAAGATTGGACGTGTCGGATCCTAGGCTGCAAGCGGTTCAGCAAGTCATCGAACGTCAGACCGGCCATCTGGCCCGCCTGGTGGACGATCTCCTCGATATTTCCCGGATCGAGCAGGGCAAAATCACGGTCCGGAAGGCGCCGATCGAACTCTCCGCAGTGGTCGATCAGGCGCTGGAAAGCAGCCGACCCTTGATACAGTCCCGCCAGCACCGTTTGATCGTTTCGGTTCCGGATACCCCCGTTCCGCTCATGGGAGATGCCGAGCGCCTCGCGCAGCTGATCTCCAATCTGCTCAACAACGCCGCCAAATACACGCCGCCGGGCGGGACCATCTGGCTGACCGTGAGCCGGGAGGACCGGGAAGCTCTGATCCGGGTGAAGGACACCGGCGAAGGTATCGCGCAGCCCTTGCTGGCCCAAGTCTTCGAGGTCTTCACGCAGTCCGAGAGAACCCTCGATCGCGCTCAGGGCGGGCTCGGACTCGGTCTCGCCATCGTCAAGAAACTGGTGGAGCTACATCAGGGGCGCATCGAGGTCTTCAGCGAAGGTCCCGGAAAGGGGAGCGAGTTCTCGGTGTGGCTGCCGGTGTCTGCTTAG
- a CDS encoding IS110 family RNA-guided transposase: MPTFYLGIDVAKAKLDCALRLPNGKFRTKVIANSQDGFATLVTWLTGPEARNVHVCMEATGVYWEDVAQCLATQGFTVSVINPAQIKAYAASRLTRTKTDAVDARLIAEFCAERHPPPWQARSEAEIALRALVLRLDALQALRTQESNRLEVARDAVRTNIQEHLNWLDQQIKSLIKTINEHIDSNPDLKGKRELLESIPGIGERTIAILLAFYAEPSRFANSRQAVAFAGLDPRRQESGTSVKTKPRLSKVGHAFLRKALYMPAMVILYKTAWGQPFKNRLALSGKPAKLIIGAMMRKLLQVAFGVLKSGKPFDPALHGT; encoded by the coding sequence ATGCCCACGTTTTATCTCGGAATTGATGTCGCCAAAGCCAAACTGGACTGCGCGTTACGCCTCCCCAACGGGAAGTTCCGAACCAAAGTCATCGCCAACTCCCAAGACGGGTTCGCCACCCTCGTCACTTGGCTCACCGGCCCAGAGGCACGGAATGTTCACGTGTGTATGGAAGCCACTGGGGTGTATTGGGAAGACGTCGCCCAGTGCTTGGCTACCCAAGGGTTCACTGTCAGCGTCATCAACCCTGCCCAAATCAAAGCCTATGCCGCTTCCCGCTTAACCCGGACCAAAACCGATGCCGTCGATGCGCGCCTCATCGCCGAATTTTGCGCCGAGCGCCATCCGCCTCCCTGGCAGGCGAGAAGCGAAGCCGAAATCGCCTTGCGCGCGCTCGTGTTGCGTCTGGATGCGTTGCAAGCCCTGCGGACCCAGGAAAGTAACCGCCTGGAGGTCGCCCGGGACGCGGTGCGCACCAACATTCAAGAACACCTGAATTGGCTCGATCAGCAGATCAAGAGCCTGATCAAAACCATCAATGAGCACATCGACTCTAACCCCGATCTGAAGGGAAAGCGCGAATTACTCGAGAGCATCCCCGGTATCGGGGAACGCACCATCGCCATTCTGCTCGCCTTCTATGCCGAGCCCAGCCGCTTCGCCAATAGCCGACAAGCCGTCGCCTTCGCCGGGCTCGACCCGCGCCGGCAGGAGTCCGGAACGAGCGTGAAAACCAAGCCGCGGCTGTCCAAGGTCGGCCATGCCTTCTTGCGCAAAGCCCTCTACATGCCAGCCATGGTGATCCTGTATAAGACCGCTTGGGGCCAGCCCTTCAAGAACCGGCTCGCGCTCTCGGGCAAGCCCGCCAAGCTCATCATCGGTGCCATGATGCGCAAGCTCCTCCAGGTCGCTTTCGGCGTCCTCAAGTCCGGAAAACCCTTCGATCCAGCACTCCATGGCACTTGA
- a CDS encoding undecaprenyl-phosphate glucose phosphotransferase — protein MPIGFGSVFKGLYKQYGHTVIVLLRVLDVAMLLAAAWVAFYLWHQQPVIDQDHRVVIAIGLLGTIIFFEIGQIYRPWRSDAMRGEVVRILRAWLFTLISVVSIVALVRLHVWLGSSYRWIATWGVLGFVFIVLMRAALSRVLRLLRARGWQQGRIVMVGLNEMAMAASRQLNDSPWAGLQVIGYVDDRVKPRGAIGEIALPRLGGLNDLAHLVAREEVDEVWVAFPFKGEARAEQVLHELRHLPVSIRLVIDCFAFKMSKFLNLNDVAGIPTLDISVSPLHGINRYIKEVEDRLLALILLMLASPVMLLIAAGVKLSSPGAVFYRQERVGWNNRSFIMLKFRSMPVNAEANTGPVWAKPGENRATPFGAFLRRTSLDELPQLINVLKGDMSLVGPRPERPDFVEVFKDQVPNYMKKHMVKAGITGWAQVNGWRGDTDLVKRIEHDLYYIQNWSVWFDLEIAARTVVSGFVNKNAY, from the coding sequence ATGCCAATCGGTTTCGGAAGCGTATTCAAAGGGCTTTACAAACAGTACGGGCACACGGTGATCGTGCTGTTGAGAGTTCTCGACGTCGCGATGCTGCTGGCCGCCGCTTGGGTCGCCTTTTATTTGTGGCATCAACAACCGGTCATCGACCAGGATCACCGGGTTGTCATCGCAATCGGCCTTCTGGGAACCATCATTTTCTTCGAGATCGGGCAGATCTACCGCCCCTGGCGGAGCGATGCGATGCGGGGGGAAGTCGTCCGCATCCTGCGCGCCTGGCTGTTCACCCTGATCTCGGTGGTATCCATCGTCGCCCTGGTCCGCCTGCATGTATGGCTCGGTTCCAGTTATCGCTGGATCGCGACCTGGGGCGTATTGGGCTTTGTTTTCATCGTCCTGATGCGGGCCGCGCTTTCGCGCGTGCTGAGGCTATTGCGCGCGCGCGGCTGGCAGCAGGGCCGCATCGTGATGGTCGGGCTGAACGAAATGGCGATGGCCGCGAGCCGGCAATTGAACGATTCGCCGTGGGCGGGCTTGCAGGTGATCGGTTATGTCGACGACCGCGTCAAACCGAGAGGCGCGATCGGGGAGATCGCGCTGCCGCGGCTGGGCGGGCTGAATGATCTGGCCCATCTGGTGGCCCGGGAAGAGGTGGATGAAGTCTGGGTGGCGTTTCCGTTCAAGGGCGAGGCGCGCGCGGAGCAGGTTCTGCACGAACTGCGCCATTTGCCGGTCAGCATACGGCTGGTGATCGACTGCTTCGCTTTCAAGATGAGCAAGTTTCTGAATCTGAACGATGTCGCCGGCATCCCGACGCTGGATATTTCGGTGTCGCCTCTGCACGGCATCAACCGCTATATCAAGGAAGTCGAAGACCGTCTGTTGGCGTTGATCCTCCTGATGCTCGCGAGCCCGGTCATGCTGCTCATCGCCGCCGGGGTCAAGCTCAGCTCGCCGGGGGCGGTGTTTTACCGGCAGGAACGCGTCGGCTGGAACAATCGCTCGTTCATCATGCTGAAGTTCCGGTCCATGCCGGTGAACGCCGAGGCGAATACCGGTCCGGTCTGGGCCAAGCCCGGCGAAAACCGCGCGACACCGTTCGGGGCTTTCCTGCGCAGGACCAGCCTGGACGAACTGCCGCAGCTGATCAATGTGCTTAAGGGCGATATGTCGCTGGTGGGGCCGCGCCCGGAACGTCCGGATTTCGTGGAAGTGTTCAAGGATCAGGTGCCGAACTACATGAAGAAGCACATGGTGAAAGCCGGCATTACCGGCTGGGCCCAGGTCAACGGCTGGCGCGGCGACACCGATCTGGTCAAGCGTATCGAGCATGACCTTTATTACATCCAGAACTGGTCGGTGTGGTTCGACCTGGAAATCGCCGCGAGAACCGTCGTGTCCGGTTTCGTCAACAAGAACGCCTATTGA
- a CDS encoding polysaccharide biosynthesis/export family protein, with protein MSASSSWDWWIGGPGGAAGILALWLAVFLSGCSLTPGMDMKRGSDIADATVPVMKDGKLVKEKVKIVPITADLIIERENARLQDANTLTLPNSEPEPYRVGPHDRLQITVWDHPELNDPGGEDIPPELAGKSVLDDGTIFYPYVGTVHVAGKTVAEIRDLLSEGLSKYFKKVKLDVRVLAFQAHKVAVVGEVKYPGVQSMVDSPLNVAEAISRAGGVTTEADLSHVTLARGEKLYPINLQALYEQGNNGQNLQLMAGDVLHVPDRYHAKVFVTGEVGRQQALQIHKGRMTLAQALSESNGVDFNTSNAEEIYVIRAGQARPEIFQLNGESPDAMILAEQFSLQPHDVVFVGTAGVTQWSRVLNQLLPSSFSQVMTRGAFYGF; from the coding sequence ATGAGCGCATCGTCATCCTGGGATTGGTGGATTGGAGGGCCGGGGGGGGCCGCCGGGATTCTGGCGCTGTGGCTGGCCGTTTTTCTTTCCGGCTGTTCGCTGACGCCGGGCATGGACATGAAGCGGGGCAGCGATATCGCGGACGCCACCGTGCCGGTCATGAAGGACGGCAAGCTGGTCAAGGAGAAAGTGAAGATCGTTCCGATCACCGCCGATTTGATCATCGAGCGGGAAAACGCCAGGCTGCAGGACGCCAACACGCTCACGCTGCCGAATTCGGAACCGGAGCCTTACCGGGTCGGGCCGCACGATCGGCTGCAGATCACGGTTTGGGATCACCCCGAACTGAACGATCCGGGCGGCGAGGATATTCCTCCCGAACTGGCGGGCAAGTCCGTTCTCGATGACGGGACGATTTTCTATCCCTACGTGGGCACCGTTCACGTCGCGGGCAAGACCGTTGCGGAGATCAGAGACCTGCTGAGCGAGGGGCTTTCCAAATACTTCAAGAAGGTCAAGCTGGACGTGCGCGTGCTCGCGTTCCAGGCCCACAAGGTTGCCGTGGTGGGCGAAGTCAAGTATCCCGGCGTCCAGTCGATGGTGGATTCGCCGCTCAATGTCGCCGAAGCCATCAGCCGCGCGGGCGGCGTGACGACAGAGGCGGATCTGAGTCACGTGACCCTGGCGCGCGGGGAGAAGCTCTATCCGATCAACCTCCAGGCGCTTTATGAACAGGGCAATAACGGCCAGAACCTGCAACTGATGGCTGGCGACGTGCTGCACGTGCCCGATCGCTATCACGCCAAGGTCTTCGTCACCGGCGAAGTCGGCCGGCAGCAGGCGCTGCAAATCCACAAGGGCAGAATGACGCTCGCTCAGGCCTTGTCGGAATCCAACGGAGTCGACTTCAACACCTCGAACGCGGAGGAAATCTACGTCATTCGGGCCGGGCAGGCTAGGCCGGAAATTTTCCAGCTCAACGGTGAGTCGCCCGACGCCATGATCCTGGCCGAGCAATTCTCCTTGCAACCGCACGATGTCGTTTTCGTGGGCACGGCGGGCGTGACCCAGTGGTCGCGTGTACTCAACCAGTTGCTGCCGTCGTCGTTCAGCCAGGTCATGACGCGCGGGGCGTTCTATGGCTTCTAG